AACGAACATTACTGGACAGGCGTTAATGGCTTTAGATTCTCGTATAATTCCACTTTTTAATCCttgattaatttcatcattcATAGCTTGCATTTTTCCCGGTGGTAGCGGGTAATTTCTGATAGGTAATCTGTAGTTTTCTTGAGTTAgttcaacttcaaattCTAACCCTTTTATTGGCTTTGGTAGCTTTTCCGTATTGGTTTCTGCAGTAATGTCTTTGAATTCTTTATAGATATCTGGTAACTCAGGTTCCTTGACaatatttgaaactttgTTCATTTGAGAGAGCGTGTGTTTACTGCTAGATATTTCAATGTTATTGTCATATAATGTTGTGAAGGAGATAGCAGCTGGATGcgaaaatttctttacaacCAAGAATTCTGTTTTGATTGATATTCCATTTAGACTTATGTTaagttttattgttttgcgATTAATCTTATTTGGATAAACTCCACCATATATCACACTTTTTGACCAGGGTCTGGTAGGCAGTTTATGTGCTCGAACAGTTTCTTCTGttataatatttgcttGAGCGCCCGTATCGATTAGACAGGGTATTGAGCACTTGAAGTCTGGAAGTTCAGCTTGTAATACCATTTCGTAACGTTTCCTAGTATGATTTAGGAATTTGTTAGATGAGTATTCTATTCTCGAAACATTTGTCTTCCTCAGGTTTCTGCTATTAGTGgtgttatttttctttgaaaggGACTCTTTTCctagatttttattttgcgGTTGAAAACGCTTGTGAGTTTTACCATACGAGGCTGTTCTTTTGTCCTCTAAAAAGTCATAAATTTCACTGATTTCTGATTTCCagtaatttctttcctttaatttCCTTAAGGAATATGGCAGCATCCATAATATAAACAAGCGAGTATGGAAATCATCaacatttgcttttgacATGAGTTTCCTTATAAATTGAACTTTGTCCAATTGATTTCTAAAAccttcaaatgttttagtTAAACGATCACCTTTGTTGGATCCTTGTACTTTCCCTGTTTGTCTGAGTAATTCTTGCCATGTAAGACTTCCATTCTCAGAAAACATGCGTTCAGCGAATTGTTGCTCTAATTCTTCTAGGTGATTCAATGTATACTGTCTTTTAGTATGCTCATTTGGGAATAATGAAGGGTATTCAGTAAAGTGTTgatcaagttttgaaatgtaaCTTTCAACATCCTTATTTGGATCGAATTTCCCTATCTCTGGTACATGCTtcgataatatttttgcaaaaaggtttattaaatgttcGTCTGATGTTTGAATTCCATCCAAATTCTCTGGTCTCCATCGTTTTGCTCTTGCTTTCATATAACGATAATTTGCGTAGGACATTGTATATGTTTCCCTTTGGGAGATTTCAAAAGGGATAACAGTCCTTCCAAAGTTCCTTCTCCTTTGAACCCAGAAGGagagaaatatatatatttatgatatatatttattcaataattcctttttcctaAAAGGAGTTAATTGTAGATCACAAGAGTTCAGTTattgtaagctacgcagtttggtatctgatttaaggatacgtagaactgcggtgagttttccttgtgatctattatattacgatacacaggttgtataagtagcaactgagtataggtattgtattaactgggttataatgttacctatcactaatatagctcataactgaactgaggaacgaggttcagcagtagctctatttatagtattcagataatattgatcttaatagattatcattaagatcaatctccatatcgtatcatacatggtacgatatataattagaacatgtgacatatagtgatactcaacgtagtgtattatagcgtagtgtagtattgctgacaaaACAAAGACAGACGCGTTTCAAAATAAGatgtaaacaatgtttTGCACTTGCACTTTGCCTAAACTATTTTCAAGGAGAGATTGCTTTAGAAGACTCTTCTGCAAGTCCTGGTATTAATTTCTAATGCGTGTACCTCGTATTTTAGTATCTTAGAATGGTTTAATATACTAAtttgacatttttttttatctaagTTACTAGGAGCCTTATACTGACTgatattttcttatttaattCATCAACCAACAAATGACTTGAATGAATACGTTTGCCTCCGTTTTCAATATCGATAGGTCTCATCCCTTCTGTAAGGGGCGTGCACTATAGTGAACAATCCTGTTAAGTAGGATTATCGAACCCGACAGATAAAGTGTATATCGGTGATTAAAAAGCATTATGCCCAATGAGGCTGGAAACCGATTTGTGAACGGCGCAAGCTGGTATCGAGTATTTTCTCTTACATTATAGATAGGGAAGTGTATTAGATGCTGAATAACATCAGGAATTATCTAAGAGACATGCAAGATAAACATGAGAAACCGGCTAATATGGGATATTTACAACGAATCAATGTATCATTGATCCTTAAGGGTTTGATTAATCGGCTAAACGAAGTTATTTGACTGAATAGATAAAGTGTCGAGCATGTTGACATTGAGATCATtgttataaataaaatagatgGGAACGTCAATTAGTGTTAttgtttttcaaattcaagCATAAGttgatttctttgaatCTAGGCTCGTAAAGATTTGTAAAGTCACATACATCCCTCGATCCGATCGAAATCATACTTAACCATATAAACCCTTATTATTGAAAGCGATTTCTGCATATTTGGCTATCACTCTCAGTTTCACAGCCGAAAAAAAGTCTAAGAGATAAGGCGataatttgttaatattttaagttgctttttttttttttaatttcttcttttctctaGTTTCGCATCGTGTTGCTTTCTgtcttgtttatttataatcttAGTTatctaaaatttatatattttcatatatatatatatatatatatatacatacgATATCCCTTAGCTAGCTGTTGAATATGGCTTATTATCCTCACCTTCCctatcatcatcatcaccATACTTCCGTTCCCGGTGAACGCCTTAGCGATCCTTTGGATCCGCTGTCTGCAGACGAGCTAAAACTCGCTGTTGAAATTATCCGTCATGAGTATCCTTCCAAGCACTTCGCGTTCAATGTAGTTACTCTGGAGGAACCCCCGAAAGCGAAGTACTTGCATTGGAAATACTCCAAGGAAGACGCTCACAAGCCCGAGCGAATTGCGTTGGCTGTCCTACTCGAAAAGGGCGTGCCAGGTATTTTGGAAGCGCGGGTCAACTTGACTAAAGCAGAGGTTATTCAAATTGAGCATATTACTGGAGTTTGCCCGATCCTTACAGCTGACATGCTTGTAAATACTGAACAAATTGTACGTAAGGATCCTGCTGTTATTGAGCAATGTATTTTGTCGGGGGTGCCTCCTGATCAAATGGATCATGTTTATTGCGATCCATGGACTATTGGATATGATGAGCGCTATGGAAATACACGACGCATGCAACAAGCTATGATGTACTACCGTTCTAATGAAGACGATTCTCAGTATTCGCACCCCTTGGACTTTTGTCCCATCATCGATACTGAAGATCAGAAAGTCGTTGCTATCGACATCCCACCCGTTCGTCGTCCTCTATCTAAGCACAAGCATTCCAATTTCAATAAGAAGGATATTGAGGCCGAGTTGGGTAAGATGCGTGAAGTGAAACCAATCTCCGTTACCCAGCCTGAGGGCGTCAATTTCCGCATGAAGGGTCGTTACATTGAATGGCAAAACTTCCGTATGCATATTGGATTTAATTATCGCGAAGGTATTGTGTTATCGGATATATCTTATAATGACAATGGCCACATTCGTCCTCTCTTCTATCGTATGTCAATCGCTGAGATGGTGGTTCCTTATGGTAATCCTGAGCACCCTCATCAGCGAAAACACGCCTTTGACTTAGGTGAATACGGTGCTGGTTACTTGACTAATCCCCTTGCTCTTGGATGCGACTGTAAGGGTgttattcattatttagATGCTCACTTTGTGAACAATACTGGTGAGGTGGAAACCGTTAAAAATGCTATTTGCATTCATGAAGAGGATGATGGTGTTTTGTTTAAGCATTCCGACTTTCGTGACAAATTCCGTACTACTATTTCTGCACGCGGCATTAGATTGGTAATTTCCCAAATCTTTACTGCTGCTAACTATGAGTATATGGTATACTGGATTTTCCATATGGATGGTGTTATCGAATGCGAGCTTAAGTTAACCGGTATATTGAACACGTATGCTATGAATGAAGGGGAGGATCTAAAAGGTTGGGGTACCCAAGTTTATCCTCAGGTTAATGCACACAACCATCAACATTTGTTTTGTCTCCGTCTTAATCCAATGTTAGATGGATACAGCAATTCGGTTGCTGTTGTAGACGGTGTAAGTGGTCCTGGTGAGCCTGGATCCAAAGAGAATTATTATGGAAATGCTTTCACCACTGAGCGTACGGTACCTAAA
This portion of the Schizosaccharomyces pombe strain 972h- genome assembly, chromosome: I genome encodes:
- the cao1 gene encoding Cu(2+) amine oxidase Cao1 codes for the protein MAYYPHLPYHHHHHTSVPGERLSDPLDPLSADELKLAVEIIRHEYPSKHFAFNVVTLEEPPKAKYLHWKYSKEDAHKPERIALAVLLEKGVPGILEARVNLTKAEVIQIEHITGVCPILTADMLVNTEQIVRKDPAVIEQCILSGVPPDQMDHVYCDPWTIGYDERYGNTRRMQQAMMYYRSNEDDSQYSHPLDFCPIIDTEDQKVVAIDIPPVRRPLSKHKHSNFNKKDIEAELGKMREVKPISVTQPEGVNFRMKGRYIEWQNFRMHIGFNYREGIVLSDISYNDNGHIRPLFYRMSIAEMVVPYGNPEHPHQRKHAFDLGEYGAGYLTNPLALGCDCKGVIHYLDAHFVNNTGEVETVKNAICIHEEDDGVLFKHSDFRDKFRTTISARGIRLVISQIFTAANYEYMVYWIFHMDGVIECELKLTGILNTYAMNEGEDLKGWGTQVYPQVNAHNHQHLFCLRLNPMLDGYSNSVAVVDGVSGPGEPGSKENYYGNAFTTERTVPKTVKEAICDYNSDTSRTWDICNPNKLHPYSGKPVSYKLVSRETPRLMARPGSLVSNRAGFARHHIHVTPYKDGQIYPAGDYVPQTSGEPTKGLPEWIAEEPDASVDNTDIVVWHTFGITHFPAPEDFPLMPAEPIRLLLRPRNFFLRNPALDVPPSKNVTTSEVKQAHHHGNLHMMDMMKSLTDATSEFAFGEKFCEKHKGDHFF